A single region of the Gopherus evgoodei ecotype Sinaloan lineage chromosome 3, rGopEvg1_v1.p, whole genome shotgun sequence genome encodes:
- the SERTAD4 gene encoding SERTA domain-containing protein 4 — protein sequence MTLVLSMHRFCDPIVSGGAAEIAEYQTLWESHCGSKTSPPDPSQAQQQGDRAPCHSLAGSHYRGISNPITTSKITYFKRKYVEEEDFHPPLSSCTRKTVSVFEERAHILYMSLEKLKFIDDPEVYLRRSVLINNLMKRIHGEIVMQNNWCFSACSFGGPSSQEWFMTQDCPYRKRLRMAKEESEKFHTCCFYQECGSHYLNVPFSVNTNGENSSSSSSSSSSSSSSSSPISLPSCSHQVDHGIDSAPIYRHDDQILANEIFITNAKSHGNQEKAKLNDEKGDKETDRAGITLNCEPMKGDLALECKGKFYDYFETGCNDKSNINESWKKSLRKKESLPSNKMCCSKGSKI from the exons ATGACTCTGGTGCTGTCCATGCATAGATTCTGCGATCCCATTGTCTCGGGAGGAGCTGCCGAGATCGCAGAGTACCAGACTCTGTGGGAGTCGCACTGTGGCAGCAAGACTAGCCCCCCGGATCCCAGCCAGGCTCAGCAGCAGGGAGACAGGGCACCATGTCATTCTCTGGCAG GATCACATTACAGGGGAATTTCAAATCCTATAACAACATCCAAGATCACATACTTTAAAAGGAAATATGTGGAAGAAGAGGATTTTCATCCACCACTCAGCAGCTGTACGCGTAAA ACAGTTTCTGTTTTTGAGGAGCGGGCACACATTCTTTACATGTCTTTGGAAAAACTGAAATTTATTGATGATCCTGAAGTCTACCTACGGAGATCTGTCCTCATAAACAATTTGATGAAGAGAATCCATGGAGAAATTGTCATGCAAAACAACTGGTGCTTCTCTGCTTGCTCTTTTGGTGGTCCCTCATCACAAGAGTGGTTTATGACTCAAGACTGTCCTTATAGAAAACGTCTCCGGATGGCAAAAGAGGAGAGTGAAAAGTTCCATACTTGCTGCTTTTATCAAGAATGTGGCAGTCACTATTTAAATGTACCCTTCTCTGTTAATACAAATGGGGAgaattcttcttcctcttcttcctcctcctcctcctcctcttcctcctcctcccctataTCTTTGCCAAGTTGTTCCCACCAGGTGGATCATGGCATCGACAGTGCCCCTATTTACAGGCATGATGACCAGATTCTTGCTAATGAAATATTCATTACTAATGCCAAGTCTCATGGTAATCAGGAAAAGGCAAAATTAAATGATGAGAAAGGAGATAAGGAAACTGATCGAGCTGGTATCACTCTAAACTGTGAACCTATGAAAGGCGACCTTGCTCTTGAATGTAAAGGCAAATTTTATGATTATTTTGAGACTGGATGTAATGACAAGAGCAACATAAATGAATCTTGGAAAAAGTCCTTAAGGAAAAAGGAATCTTTACCAAGTAATAAAATGTGCTGCAGCAAAGGAAGTAAAATATGA